A single genomic interval of Pseudarthrobacter chlorophenolicus A6 harbors:
- the secE gene encoding preprotein translocase subunit SecE, which translates to MTQTLTHRERPLSGPQAPAAKEKKGFFGTIFLFLRQVIGELRKVVTPTRKELFRYTVTVVAFVAFMILFVTLVDLGFGSLSRLIFTGPIGDN; encoded by the coding sequence ATGACCCAGACCCTGACTCATAGGGAAAGGCCCCTCTCCGGGCCGCAAGCACCGGCCGCTAAAGAGAAGAAGGGCTTCTTCGGCACCATCTTCCTGTTCCTCCGGCAGGTCATCGGGGAGCTGCGCAAAGTTGTCACCCCGACCCGCAAAGAACTCTTCCGCTACACCGTGACCGTTGTGGCGTTTGTCGCCTTCATGATCCTGTTCGTCACCCTGGTGGACCTTGGCTTCGGCTCACTGTCCCGGCTCATCTTCACGGGCCCTATCGGCGACAACTGA